From Nomascus leucogenys isolate Asia chromosome 15, Asia_NLE_v1, whole genome shotgun sequence, a single genomic window includes:
- the LOC100599736 gene encoding 60S ribosomal protein L29-like, which produces MAKSKNHTTHNHSRKWHRNGIKKPQSSRKPQSQRYDSLKGVDPKFLRNRCTAKKQNKKGLKKMQADNAKAISPRGEATKALVKEVKPKIPKGVSSKLHRLAYIAHPKLGKRACARTAKGLGLCQPKDKAKDQTKAQAATPASVPAQVRKGAQAPTKASE; this is translated from the exons ATGGCCAAGTCCAAgaaccacaccacacacaaccatTCCCGAAAATGGCACAGAAATGGTATTAAGAAACCCCAGtcaagccgg aaaccccaaTCACAAAGATACGACTCTCTTAAGGGGGTGGACCCCAAGTTCCTGAGGAACAGGTGCACTGCCAAGAAGCAAAACAAGAAGGGCCTAAAGAAGATGCAGGCCGACAATGCCAAGGCCATCAGTCCACGTGGTGAGGCTACAAAGGCCCTTGTAAAGGAGGTTAAGCCCAAGATCCCAAAGGGTGTCAGCAGTAAGCTCCATCGACTTGCCTACATTGCCCACCCCAAGCTTGGGAAGCGTGCTTGTGCCCGCACTGCCAAGGGGCTTGGGCTGTGCCAGCCAAAGGACAAGGCCAAGGATCAAACCAAGGCCCAGGCTGCAACTCCAGCTTCAGTTCCAGCTCAGGTTCGCAAAGGTGCTCAGGCCCCTACAAAGGCTTCAGAGTAG